From the Acidovorax sp. NCPPB 3576 genome, the window ACACCGGCCACCAGCCAGGGCAGGAAGCTCGGGCCCACGCCGCCGTAGCCCGCGTTCGAGGGAATGCTCACGGCGCCGAAGGCCAGGCCGCCCGCGATCAGCACCACGGCGGCGCCTACGGCCGCCTGCATGCGCGCGCCGGGCACCGTGCTGGGCCCCGGGTCGGGCTCGGCCAGGGAAGGGGGGGAAGAAGCGATAGGCTCCGACATGCTTGTGTCCTCGTCATCCCCCGGGGCCACCGGCACGGGGTGCATTGATTTCAGCGCTGGGGTTCGGCGGCCGCGCAGGTCACGGCGGTGCGCCACCCGGGCCGGGCGCCGCACCGCAGGAAAGCGGCCTGGTCAGGCCATTCCCGCCTTGACCATCGTGGCGCGCAGGCTGGCGAATTCGGCATCGACGAACGCGCCGAACTCGTCGCCGGCCAGCCATGCGGGCGTCCAGTCGTTCTTCTCCAGCGACTCGGCCCAGCTCTTGCTCTTGAGCGCCTTGGCCACCATGTCCACCAGTCCCTTGCGCTGCTCGGCCGAGATGCCCGGGGCGGCATACACGCCGCGCCAGTTGCCGATCTCCACATTGATGCCCTGCTCCTTGAGCGTGGGCACCGAAGAGCCCTTCAGGCGCTGGCCCGAGGTCACCGCCACCGGCACCATCTTCTTGGTGTTGATGTACTCGGCCATCTCGCTGTAGCCGCCACCGCCGATGGTCACGTTGCCGCCCAGGATGGCCGCGATCGCCTCGCCGCCTCCGCGGAATGCCACGTAGTTGATCTTGGCCGGGTCCACGCCGGCCTCGCGGGCGATCATCGCCGCGGCGATGTGCTCGGTGGAGCCGCGCGAGCCGCCCCCCCACTTCACGCTGCCGGGGTCTTTCTTGAGCTGGGCGATCACCTCGCCCATGGTCTTGAAAGGCGAACTGGTCGGCAGCACGAACACGTTGTATTCGCTCGTCAGCCGCGCGATCGGCGTGGCCTGCGACAGGTTCACGGGCGGCTTGCCCGTGATGATCCCGCCCACCATCACCGAGCCCATCACCATCAGCGCGTTGGGATCGCCCTTGCTGGAATTGACGAACTGCGCCAGGCCGATGGCCCCGGCCGCCCCGCCCTTGTTGTCGTAGGTGACGGACGAGGCCACGCCGGCGTCCTGCAGCGCCCGGCCCAGGGCGCGGCCCGTGGTGTCCCAGCCGCCGCCGGGGTTGGCGGGCAGCATCATCTTGACGGCGGTGGCAGCACGGGCCGACAGAGGCAGCGCACCGGCCGCGGCCAGGGCCGCCAGGGATTTGAGGAAGGTGTCGCGACGCATCGTTGTCTCCTGCATTAATCGTTGTACGAACGGGCCGATGATGCGCGCCGTTCCTGTCAAACGGCTGTCCGCGCGCTCAGGGTAAACACCCATCTTCGGCACCGCTGCGAGCGGTGCTAAGGTGCCGCGCATGCAACTGCTTCTCGTGGAAGACGACCCGGCCATGCAGGCCACGCTGCAACGCTCCCTGACCCGCCGCGGCATGGAAGTGACCGCCCTCGGCGATGGTCGCGCCGCCCTCGCGCAATGGACGGCGCGCGCCCCGGATGCCGTCGTGCTGGACCTCACCCTGCCCGGCCTCGACGGCCTGCAGGTGCTGCAGCAGGCGCGTGCCAAGGGACTGCGCACGCCCGTGCTGCTGCTCACCGCGCGCGGCACCGTGGGCGACCGCGTTCTGGGCCTGAACGCC encodes:
- a CDS encoding Bug family tripartite tricarboxylate transporter substrate binding protein, with product MRRDTFLKSLAALAAAGALPLSARAATAVKMMLPANPGGGWDTTGRALGRALQDAGVASSVTYDNKGGAAGAIGLAQFVNSSKGDPNALMVMGSVMVGGIITGKPPVNLSQATPIARLTSEYNVFVLPTSSPFKTMGEVIAQLKKDPGSVKWGGGSRGSTEHIAAAMIAREAGVDPAKINYVAFRGGGEAIAAILGGNVTIGGGGYSEMAEYINTKKMVPVAVTSGQRLKGSSVPTLKEQGINVEIGNWRGVYAAPGISAEQRKGLVDMVAKALKSKSWAESLEKNDWTPAWLAGDEFGAFVDAEFASLRATMVKAGMA